The window ATCAAGACGTTGCGCCATCATGGAGTCTGATATGACCAACTCCCCCACCAGATCAATCAGATGATCCAGTTTATCCAGACTCACCCGAATATCAGAAAGTTGTGGGGTGCCTGCCGGAACATCCGTTTTAGCGGCTGGCGTTGAGGTCGCGGATTTTGCCTTTTCTATTGCGGGAGTCGCGGGTATCTGGGGCTGAGGAACTGGTTTGGATGCATTCTGAGAAGAAGCCGGTGTCGTGACAGAAACTGCTGTTGGTGATGCGGGAATTTGAACAGACGGGATCTCCTTGGCTTTTTTATTGGCGGGAATCAGCTTATCCAGAAGATTCATGCATTGTTCAAACTTGTTTGTATCTATTTCCTGTCCTGAGGCAATTGCTCCGGATCCATCACGCAAAACATCAATTGTTTCCAATACAGGATTCATCACATCACTGTTGATGGACAGCGTTCCATCCTGTAACATCTCCAGCACACTTTCAGCCTTGTGGCTGAGACGTTCAACATGCGCCATCCCCAGAAATCCGGCATTGCCTTTGATGGTGTGAAAACTGCGTTTTGCGGAATTCAGGAATTCCCCTTTATCGACATCCTCTCCCAGTTTATCCAGAACCAGAAACACACCTTCGATGGTTTCCAGATGTTCAAGAATATCACTGATGAACAGTTGTATCCGCTCAGGATTTTGTACGGAGCCTGTTGAAAGTGTTGCCGGTTTTGTTATTTCAGTCGGAGACTGTACATCGGCCTTTTTCGGATCTGGTTTTATATCTGGTGACGCTGTGGATTTTGCGGGTGGAAGTGAATCCTGAGGTGGCAGATCAAACAGGGACAAGGGATCCAATTCAACATACAAATTTTCAGACGCGACATGAGGCTCCGAAGCCGGTTCCATTTTTAAAGTCGCATAGCGTTTCAGTTCATAGAGAATCAGGGTTGCTTCTTCTACGATATTTTCACTTTCAAACAGTGGTAGATATTTACTCATCAAACTTTCCAGCAGACTGCCCCCTTGGGAAAGAACTTCCTGGATGGAGAGAGTCGGTTTCCATTCTTCATGCTTTACAGGTTGAGTGATTTCGCCCTTCTGGGAAAGCTCAATCATGATATCCAGAGCGTCCAGATGCTGGCTGATCTCAGGTTCAAAAGCCCGGTCATTTCCTGTTGATTCTACATGATTGAGCAGGTTGTTGACCAGGTCACAGCTTTTTACCAGAATTTCTGAAAACCCATATTGCCATTTGTCAGGATTCACCCTGACTTCCTGCAACAGGGTTTCTGTTCGATGGGTGAGTTTTTCAATGTTGTGAAATCCCAGGAAGCCGGCACTTCCCTTCAGACTGTGGAACGGACGGAAAATCAGATTGATGATGTCCTGAAGCTCGTGAGCATCTGAAATTCCTTCCATATGAATCAATGCGGGTTCCACCGTTTCAATGGTTTCCTGACTTTCGGTGACAAAGTCTATGATCAGTTGCTGATCTTCATTGAATGTCATTCCTTGTCCTCGCAATAAGGTTAGACAAGGCTTTCAGGCTTTCTTCCCTGTTTTTCCCGGCATATCGTGTTAAAAATTTTTCCATGAGGTGTTTCAGGCTGTTGATCACATCGTTCAGATTGATCAGATCAAGCGCGTTCAACTCAGGGCGCAAATAGCAGTTGGCGATGATCAGCATGCCTTCAACCTGGTGCATGGCGTCCAATGTCAAGGGGTTGTCCTTCCAACCGGGTTCAGTGATAAAATCACGAATTTCCGTACAGAGGAAACTCACGATGGTGGGGCCTTTCCATGCGCCAATAAAACGTAAAAGTTCATCCAGACGGTAACTTATTTTCGTGACATGTTGCTGAACCTTTATTTTCTGTGCCCAGTCCGCTCCTGATTCCCGCATGCTATGGCACAGATACATCCAGGAATGTTCCAGGTCATTCATGTGATAGGTGAGTTCCTGCAGCAAAACGGTTTCAGCGTTAAGGCCGCGCTCTATTTCAAATCGATAACCTGCCTTGTTGCTCAGAATGACATCAGAAAAACTCGGCATATTTTACACTCCCTTGATCAACGCATGAGACGATTGTTTGAGTCTGAATCGAGTTAAAATCTGCTTGAGTTGATGCACCGATTCATCAAGATCGGCTGCTGCTGCGGCACTTTCTTCAACGATCACAGAATTGTTGCTGGTCGTGTGTTCAATCTGATTGAGACCAAGGTTAATCTGCTTCACTCCCGCGGCTTGCTCCTTACTTGCCACAGAAACTTCCGCCATCAGATCACTCATTTTTGAAACCCCCTGAACAATCTCTTCCAGAGATTTTGCTGTTTCCTGAACAATTTCAATCCCCTGACGCACTTTTTTATTTGAATCATCAATCAGATTTGTGGACTCTCGCGCAGCTTGAGCACTACGTCCCGCCAGATCACGAACTTCATCGGCTACGACAGCAAAACCTTTGCCAAAACGTCCGGCACGCGCGGCTTCCACCGCCGCATTCAACGCCAGAATGTTGGTATGGAAGGAGATTTCATCAATCACTCTGATAATCTGGGAGATGTTGGAACTTGCCTGGTCAATTTCATCCATGGAGTGAATCATGGTTCGCATGCTGGCATCACCCCTGTCTGCTGCTTTTCTGACTGAAACACCCAACTGGTTGGCCCAATTCAGATTCTCGGAATTCTGTTGAATCTGATGCAGGATGGTCGTGCTTGACGCACCAATTTCCTTGACCGCGCTGGCTTGTTCCGTGGCCCCCATTGACAACCGTTGACTGTCTTCAGCAACGGTCCGGGATAATTCCGCGATGGTCTCGGCAATATCAATCACCTCATGCATGGTACTGTTCAGATTCACATTCATGGTCTGCAACGCTTTTCCTAAAACATCCTGTGGTGATGAAAGCAACGCCTCTGAAGAAAAATCGCCATGACTGATTGTTTCAGCCAATTTTACTTTTATTTTCAGGGACTCCAGCATTTTTTTTGTCGCGCCTAACAATTGTCCCACTTCATCCTTAGGAAATTCTGCTGGCAGAACAACATCCAGTTTTCCGGTCGAGACTTGTTCCAGTACGGTTGTAAGCTGAACCAGTGGTTGCGTGATTTTTTGAGAAATCCACAAAATAACCAGTGTCGCGACCACCAGCATTCCCAGCAACATTAGCAGGATGGCAATTTTAAGTTCACTCAGCGAAACACTTCCTTCGAGTAACATCTCATACGGTTTGATCTGCGCGACACTCCAGCCAAACGTAGGCAGAGGTTGATATACCACATAATAGGTGATTCCATTTTCTGAATAGGTCCCTTTCCCGATTTTTCCGGATTTCATATCAACAAGAATATTCCTGAAGTCAGAATTTTTGCTGATCGAATCCACCGAAGGAAAATAATCTTCGATTTTATGTTCATCATCAACAGTTGTTCCAGGATTCAGATCAATGGAAATATCTTGATGGCTGTCGGCGATGATCCTGTTTTCAGGGTCCAGTACAAAAGTTCTTTCGGGTGTGTCGTGTCCAATAATTTCCTGAAAAAAGGCCACAGGAATTTCAAAATGAAAAAAGGCGGGTTTGGAGCCATCATCCAGGATAATAGGGGTGGTATAAGCAAACACCCATTTTTTATAGTCCGCGGACATATACGGATAGGCGATATGAACTTCTTCATTTTTTAAATTAAAACTCGGTTCAAAAAAAGGTGCCTCATTTTCTTCACTGGAAAAATCATCATCCGGGGCGATTTCACGGAGAGTCAGACGTGAATGCTCCTGACCAGTCCGGTCAATCAAACAGGTTTCAACGACTGGAAAACGACTCTGGATATACATAATCCATGCGTCCAGTTTGTTTTTTAAAGCACGTTGAGCTTCAGTGAACTGAATCACCTGATTACCATCCTGTTCCTCATACCTGTTTCCAGCCCTGGTTTCAGGAAGATCAAAATACTCCTTGAATACAGGATATTGCACTGTCAGCACCAGGTCACTCTTCGCTTTATCGTGGAACACCTTGAGTTGGGATTCTTTCTGACGCAAATCATTCTCCATTGTGCGTAACGCATTGGCAATGATGGCGTTCTCTGTGATTTTGAATTCAATAAGGACACTGCCTCCCAATGTGAGACAGAGCAATCCAAGAAACGCGGTCAAAAATTTATATTTGATCTTCATTTTTCCTCATAAAATGTTACTTGAAGAGAAAACAGGAATCCCTAAAAAAACAATCAACTATTATTCCTGCATGTCCAGATTTTTTCAGAGAGGGGGATTTACTTTTAAAAATTGCTTAACAATTTTTTATCAGGGCGTGTCTCTCCTGTAGCACACCAACTCCGTTTGCTCAATGATTTTTCCTGATTGGCCTGTTTAACTTTGGTAATCATGCAACAGAACCGGAGAGAGGGGGATCCTGGGTGTTCATTAATCTCTCCGAAGAAAGGAAAAGAGGGTAACGTAATAGAAATAATTGAGGAGTAGTTACAAAGACCTTAATAATTCAGTTTATCCTTTTTTTCACGTCCTTTGCGGGTGGGAATTTTGCTTGACGGGGTGTCTTTACTGAATTGAAATTCACGGGGACCGGTAATGGTATTTCCCTGAATGTTGATTTTATCAATTTGAGGAGGGGTTGTTGTCAAATTATGGCGAACCTCGACCTGATAAACACCATCCGGAACATTCTTGATGCTGAAATTATATTGTTCATCCAGATAGGTGTAAAATGGGGTGTTGACGACCCAGACAGCCATATACATGTTTTGGTGGATGTTGCAAAATACCTCCACAACACCCACTTCATTGAATTTTACAATCGGTTCATCACCTTCATCCAGCAATCCCAGATCAAATCGCCTGATTTTGCTCATGGACCAGGCATTATGTTTTACCTCATCGTCATTTGAAAAATTGACGGAACTGCCCTGGGGGACAATCAGTAATGGCGGACGAAATATTTTCCCTTTCTGGGATATGGCAATGGATTGCGGTGTGACAGATGTATTTTTTTCTGGAACTAAAACAATGCCAAAATCCTGATAGGCATATTCTGTTATGATCTTTCCAGTGTAATCCGCGGCATACAAAGATGTGAATATTCCGGCCTGTAATAACGCAATTGTCAGAAATATTTTAATATTCATCCGCATATCATTTTATTGTATTGGGGTTAATGACAATCTGAACCTTTCCTCTCATTTCTTCATGTCCGGGAAGGTAACATGTGATATCAAAATTAGATCCGGGTTTTTTTGGTGTGAAATACCATTCAATATGGTTATCAGGAAATATAATGAACTTGCAAACTGAACCTTCAAACATTTCCGCAACAGGGTATTTCTCAAAGTCAAGAACGACAATTTTGTGAGTTGTTACAGAATCCTCCATATATTTTGAACAAAAAACATGCTTCAGTCTGCCGGAATTTTTCATGACAAGTTTATAAAGTTTTTCTGTTTCAAAAACGAGAAGATCAGGACTGTACACAAATTCATTATCCGTCGTGCTGACACTGAGATCAACAGGGATAGCATTCATATAATCGATTTTTTCAGAGGCTTCGATTCCGGGATGTATCAAAAATATTAAAACAATTAATCCAAAAATATATTTCATCTCATCCTCTTCAAGAATACGATTGTATGAATAGACTGAATTGTTGTTACATCAATCTGCAAAAACTTATGGATTAATATGCGAGAGCGAATCTCCTGCCGGTTGAAGTATTCCAGGTCATAGGAATAACAGGCAGGAGACGCGGGAGGAGTTTTTAAATTTTTTAATACACTTCGTATGACATGGTCATACCAAGATCCGCATGAGATTTGCCGACATTTTTCCCATCACTTTCCGTAATGTGGCAGTGGACATCGTTTCCTTTGCCGGTTTTAACCGGAACAAAATACCAATCCGTTTTGGTCATAGGTGCGATTTCTATTTCAGTGACATTTCCTTTTACCTCGGCGGCCCATCCATCCATGACCTCCAACCCTTTGAACACGTGAACTTTCCGGGTAAAAACCAACCGGGCAAGACTGTAGGATGTGAAATAATGTTTTTGTTTACTTTTATTCAATAAAACCAGTTTATAGGCTTTACCTGTTTCAAACTTCAAAAGTTTGGGGTTCTCACAATCAATACAGTTGAAAACATAATCACCCTTCTCATTGCTGATTTCAACCGTGATTTTATTGATATCTGTTTCAGTCAAATCGCCTTTTGCCCACAGGTTCTGCCCCAGAATGATCAGAAAAAACATTGCTAAAGATATTTTGAAATAAATATTCAGGGCCTTCATAGATTCTCACTTGTTAAGGTTAATGTTATTTAAAAATTAATGGAAAAACTGCATTTTTATCTGCAAAAATCTGTCCAAATATTTTTCGCATATAATAATTATTGAAGATCACGAGAAACAGGCATCATTGGAGAGTGCTTTGTTCTGTCTCAGGTTCTTCAAAAAAAAGATCTTCGCATTCAATCTCCTGACTACAACGGTTCTCAACCTGATATTTGAAATGTTCATAGTCTTCGAGTACCAGATCAGGATGTTCACCGTTGAACAGTCGAAGTTGCAAATTACCACAATTAACAGCTTCATTCGTATCATTCCTCAAGGTACTCCAGCATTGTTCATCCATGTCATTGTGAATTTTCATAAAAACTCTCTTTGCTTCAGATGAGAGCGAATTAGTACTTTGGGAGGGGGCCAGATATTCAGGTGAGTATAATCTTGAAAAAACCTCGCGCGTATTCCGATAATTGTGGCCTTCTTCATTCATCACCTGCTGATAGACTTTGCAGCGGATACAATGAGCTATTTTTTCAGAAAAAGGGTCAATGTTACGTCCACGACATCTGGAGTCAGCAATTGCCCAGCATGCCCGCCCCCCGTTTTTACCTCCATTTATGCCATTCGTTGTTGTGGTCAGCGGGATAGGGCAGGGTTCCCTGTGAGACAGTCGTCCCCCCGGTTCTCGACCACATTGTTTGATTTCCCAACAATTCATTTTTATGGAAGACATAAGAGCTCCATTTTATGGGGTGATGGTTGATTTGAATTTCATTTGATGGGCTTGATCACGTTTTAGAACAATGACCTGTTTGTCATGTATCAGGACTAACGTTTATCACATGAATAACGTAAAGATGATAACCTGAATGAGAATTCTTTTTTTATGTTGGTTGATGATACTCCATTTAAAAAATTTTTATAAACAACACCCTTACTTCTGCAAACACGATACCAATTCAGTGCCAATTTCGTAACCAGGCATGTGTTTGGGGAATATTAGAAAATAACCAGGAGCAATTTGCCTGTGCGTTACCTTCCTTGATTCACCTGCTCTTTCAGGCTCACCTCTGGTACGCACACGCGATGTCATCAGCTTCTGGATTTTGAATGTTACTGTATTTCCTTCCACTTTGGTTCAAGGAGGTTCGGAGGAATGTAATTCTGATCGTTGGATTCCCCATACCGACTTTGTAAAAGGGACTTCTTGGGGAAGAATTCATTGAGTTGAGATATTGTGGAACACAGGAGAGATACGAACAGGTTGTTAGTATTATTTCGCTTAACCCGAATTAAAAAAGGAAGGGAATGCCGGGAATGGATAATCCAGATTCCCGGTAAAGGAGACATGTAATTATTTCAGTGTATTGACATAGCTTGCGACATTGATGAGTTCCTGTTCACTGGCAAGTGCCTGTGACATTGGACGCATTTGCGCTCCAGTGGAATCCTGTGGATGAGCACCTCGAATTCCTGCTCTGAAATTCTGAAGCTGGCGAACGACATACCAGTCATGCTGTCCTGTCAGTCGTGGGGCGTTTACTGCCTGATTTCCTTCACCATTCGGTCCGTGGCAACCTGCGCACAGCGCGAATTTGGCTTTACCGCCAGCAATATCACCTTTCACTGTTGCTGGAGAATCAGCGGGAACCAGCGAAGAAATATAAGCGGCGACATCATTGACAGCCTGATCATTGGCCAATGTCATTGCCATGGGGCGCATTTGAGCACCATAAGTGTCCTGAGCATGAGCGCCTCGAATGCCAGCCTTGAAATTGTTCAATTGCCGAACGACATACCATTCTTCCTGTCCAGCAAGAGCGGGTGCATTTAACGCTGTATTTCCAGCCGCTTTATCGCCATGACAGCCAACGCATACCGCATAAAGAGTTTTTCCCGCATTGGGGTTGCCCGCGGCCATAACACTGGTTCCAACAGAAATGACTGACAAAAGTGTCAATCCTGTGATGATGATTTTTTTCATTGAGAATTCTCCTAAAAAAATGATTGCAGTTTAACAATAATATCCTGATTACTCAGGATTACACAGCGGGAAGATGAAAACTGTTCTATTGGAAAAACAGATGTTCAGGTTCCCTATAAACTTTTCCAGGCCTTTTTAGCCGGAAAAAGTCTAATTTCTAAAAAATGGAATTCAAAGGAATAAAATATTGTCAGAAAATTAGATGCAGTTCTGTGAACAATAGTTTGAGATTAGCCGCGGTGTTTTCAGAAGGCCCGCTATAGTTGCGATATCCCGTGCGTATCTGGAAGAATTGGGTCAGAAATGGTTCATAAGCAATGCTCATTCGGGCTTCAGTGTCGTCTTCTTCATTAATATTCGGATCATGAAAATCATAAGTCAGCTTTAGATTCGCGCCTTTATACAGCATCACATTCAATTCCAGAAAACCTACCTGTTTTTCCAGTTTTGGAGAGCCATCCTGATCTTCCTCAATTTTGTCAACTTGTGCCAGACCCGTCAACCGGCCCGCATTGAATCCGGCGAAAATGTTCATGACATGTTTGGAAGATTCAGATTTTTTAACAGATTGTGAAAATCCGATCATTCCGGGTTCTCCAATCATATATCCATAAAAACTGGTTTGCTTGTCAATTTCCGTTCCACCATTGGTTACGGCGAGACTGAAAGAAAAGGGTCCCGGTTCCACACCAACTTCAAAACCTTCATCCGATAACCCGTAAGTGAATCCTGAAACGGCGCGAACATAGGCGTCATCATCCTGTAACCTGAAACCGGAAGGTAAAAACATACGTCCGACTTTCAGATACGCGTCATATTCTGTTCCACGAAACATCGCGAAGTTTTCACGGATGTTGGCAACATCCGACTGATCAACATAGAGAAACGCCTGATCAGGAATAAAATCTATCCGGTAATACAGTAATGTTTTGCTTAATTTAAAACCGTGAGTCTTATCCTGCCCAGGTTCTTCAAGATATCTAAGTTCTGCACGGATATCACCCCCGATAGAGAAAAAATCATTCACATTCCCGTTATACAAGTTTTGTTGGGGCGGTATTTCTTCAGGTTGCTCTTCTTTCTTCTTTTTCTGAGCGGAACTTAATTCTTCCTCAACAGGCTCGGTCTGATCTCCGGGAGAAGCCCATTGAACAAAATATTGAGGCAATCGGGTCTGAACATAAATATTGCCGAAATCGGTTCTTTTGCCGCCACCGGTGATGTTGACATGGCATTTGGAACATTTATAACCTTCTCTGATGGCGATATAGGGTTCAGCCCACAAGATGCTACAAAAATAGATGTTAACAGCACTGATAATCAGGAGAGAGACCTTCAGTTTCATTCTTTACCTCATAAAAATAGTTATCTCAGTTCCATGGTATTCCATGCACTCATTTCCTTATTTTCAAGACTCTGATACTGGATCATCAATCTGGAAATGAAATCATCCAGAATTTGCAATGGAAGACGGTCAAGTATTTGGCGCTCCGCATCAATAACGCCCCTGGAATCAAACGTTCGAAGATCGCGCAGATCTGCGCTGAGGCCCGTGGATATGTGTGTCAAAGGCCTGTATTCTTCATAAAGATCTGCTTTGAGACTGCTCATAACGGGGATTGACGATTTGTTCAACCGGTCTTTAGTGCGTGTCACATCTCTAAGCCAATATTTAAAATATTCATTTCGATAGGCCAGATACAAAGGCAGTCCCTGGTGCCCCAGCATCACATGAATTAAATCCGAATATTGATTCATGATTTGATGATAGGGTTTGCTATTATCATGAAACAACAAATCTGTTTTGTGAAAACTCAGCATTGACAGATTCCTGGGGGAAAGCTTTCGATTGGAATACTGTGGGAGGTTGGGTGGAATTAATTGAATTATCAGATGATTTAACGCATCCAACATGGATTTTAACGCATTTCCAACTTGTTGATGCATCTGTTCTGAAACAAAAATGTGCGGAGTTTGTGTCAGTTGTTCAACCGCAAGATTGGTAGAACTGATTTTTTTCAATAATTTACGAAACGTTTGCTCCTTATGTTGTGTTCCTCCTTTAAACAATTTTTTGATAAAATCCAGAAAACCCGTTACTGTTGAAAAAAACGAATATTGATGCGCGACGACTCTTCTGGCATCGTCTGACATGGATTGAAAAGATTCATCCAATTTTCTGCAAAGCTGGATTGAAGCGTTACTGCTTTCTGTATCCAGTCCTATCCCTGTTTTCTGGATAGACTGAATCACTTCATGAATCTTCCCGGAAGATGGAAGGTCACGTGTTTTGGAAACAGGATGGCTTTCAGTGGTAAATCTAAGATTTTGAAGCATATCACGCACTCAGCTTATTAAATACTAATTCAATATAATCATGATTTTATGTATGGATGGCATTAATCTGCAACAAAAATGCCATGATTTTTTTAATGACATCATGCCATGTTTGAGAATTATGAGGGAAACATAAACGCCGAAAAATCGGCTTTAACCATTACAGGCGGATGTCCTGAAGATTGGCGGGCGGGGTTTCAATATGAAAAACCGGATGTCAGCCGAAAAACCGGCACAATAGACGACTTGTCGGCGATAATGAAGAATTATGCTCTGAAAGTGCCTGTTCCGCAGGCATAAAAGTAAATATTTGTCCTCAAGCTATCTCATGCGAGAGATAAATATCTCAATATTTCTACAAGTTAAAAACAGACTCCATTTTTAAGGTCAGGTAATTGCAGTAAAAATAGTAGTTGTTTCATAACTCGACAGTGGTAAGTTCTCAGCTTTCAGTTCTCAGTTTTTTAACCGATTGAAATTATTTTTATTTTTATATAAGCATAAAACTTTCTTTGAAAGTTAGATATTTATAAAACTTTTAATTTCAATGATTTACTAAAAGCTGATAGCTGATAACTTACAACTCTTGAGTTTCATAAGACAACTACTATTTTTCTAAAAAGCAGCGATTGATGATATTCTGTAAAGTGCCTTATCCTTATTGGAGCGTGATTATGAATACAAAATTGAATATTTTAGTTTTAACGCTATTGGGTAGTCTAATAATTGGTTGTGAACAAAAAAATGGCGAAACAGCATTGACACTGTCAGATTTACAATCAGATAAAGATAAATTGAGCTACAGTTTGGGCTATACCATTGGTGACAGTTATAACCGTCAAAAAATGGATGTTTCCTTGAATATCGTCATTCAAGGCATCAAAGATGGACAGAACGGTGCCTCCCTGATGCCACCGCGAGAAATTCAGCAAACTATCCAGAATTACTATTTGAATAAGTCAAAAGATTCGGCTCAAACTGCCCTCGCTCCCCAAAACGCCTTCAATACTAAAGATCTTCGTGAAAAAAATCTGAAGGAAGGTCAGGCTTATCTCGAAAGCAACAAAACAAAAGAAGGGGTTGTCGTATTGCCCAATGGTCTGCAATATCTGGAATTGAGACAGGGAACAGGAGAATCACCCTCCGCGACAGATCAGATCACAGTTCATTATCAGGGACAATTGCTCAATGGAAAAATAATTGACTCCTCCTATCAAAGAGGAACACCATTGAAAATGAGACTGGATCAGGGCATTGAAGGTTGGCAAGCAGGACTCAAGTTGATGAAAGCCGGAGCCAAATGGAGATTATTTATTCCTTCTGCTCTGGCCTATGGTGAAAAAGGTATTGGGCATGGGAATATGATTGAACCCAATTCCACACTGATCTTCGATATTGAATTGATCTCGGTTGATAAAAATGAAAACCATTAAAACAATATCGTCTACCTGAAATAAATTTTGGTATAAAGCAGGACTTATGAAAAATCTGACTGTTATTCAGAAATTTTCACTGTTATTTTTGGTGACCCTGATTCTGTTTGGGATTCTGTCGATCGGGGTGCTCAACTATGTGGTTGAAACCAATATGGTCAGACATGCTCAATTTGCTTTGGCCAGGTCCATTTCCCTGCACATCAAGACAGAATTTCGCAAGGAAGAGTTGTTTCTGAATGGTGGTTCTACTTCAGAAAAAATCTCGATAAAGATGAAACATTTCATGCTTGATCATAATGTGGATCGAGTGAAAGTCTGGAGTCGTGACAGTGTCATTCTCTGGTCAGATCAGTCTGATTTGATCGGACAGGCTTTTCCGGATAACGATGAACTTGAGGAAGCACTGGCGGGAGAGATTGTTGCTGAAATGAAGCATCCGGAAAAAACTGAACATGTCCATGAAACAGAATATGTGAAAATCATCGAATTGTATGTCCCGATACAATTTGACTCAATAAATGTCGATTTTGTTTTTGAAGTCTATCAGGATGTCGGTTATTTGTTTGATGAAATCGCGTTGACTCAAAAAATTATATGGTCCTCAATCATTGTCGGTTTTTCAATCATTTATATGATTTTTTTCCCATTGATGTGGCAAACTTCAAAACGACTCCGTCAACAAACGGAGCAGATTGTCAAATCAGAACAAAAATACCGTAGTCTGTTTGAACTTGGAGGTGATGCGGTCATTATCAGCCAGCTTTCCGGCAAAATCATCGAAACCAATCAAGTGTGTTCCCAACTGTTGGGATACTCTCATGAAGAGCTTTCCGTCATGAATATTTTCGATTTAATCGACGAAAAAAAACGTGCTGAGTATCAAAATAAAATTAAAGATATCGTCGCAAACCAACCGTTGATCCAGGAACACCGTTTTTCAGGAAAAGCCGGAGAAATACTGGATGTGGAAATCAGCAGTCACCTGATTGAGCATGAGGAACAGAAGGTATT is drawn from SAR324 cluster bacterium and contains these coding sequences:
- a CDS encoding FKBP-type peptidyl-prolyl cis-trans isomerase, translating into MNTKLNILVLTLLGSLIIGCEQKNGETALTLSDLQSDKDKLSYSLGYTIGDSYNRQKMDVSLNIVIQGIKDGQNGASLMPPREIQQTIQNYYLNKSKDSAQTALAPQNAFNTKDLREKNLKEGQAYLESNKTKEGVVVLPNGLQYLELRQGTGESPSATDQITVHYQGQLLNGKIIDSSYQRGTPLKMRLDQGIEGWQAGLKLMKAGAKWRLFIPSALAYGEKGIGHGNMIEPNSTLIFDIELISVDKNENH
- a CDS encoding HAMP domain-containing protein, coding for MKIKYKFLTAFLGLLCLTLGGSVLIEFKITENAIIANALRTMENDLRQKESQLKVFHDKAKSDLVLTVQYPVFKEYFDLPETRAGNRYEEQDGNQVIQFTEAQRALKNKLDAWIMYIQSRFPVVETCLIDRTGQEHSRLTLREIAPDDDFSSEENEAPFFEPSFNLKNEEVHIAYPYMSADYKKWVFAYTTPIILDDGSKPAFFHFEIPVAFFQEIIGHDTPERTFVLDPENRIIADSHQDISIDLNPGTTVDDEHKIEDYFPSVDSISKNSDFRNILVDMKSGKIGKGTYSENGITYYVVYQPLPTFGWSVAQIKPYEMLLEGSVSLSELKIAILLMLLGMLVVATLVILWISQKITQPLVQLTTVLEQVSTGKLDVVLPAEFPKDEVGQLLGATKKMLESLKIKVKLAETISHGDFSSEALLSSPQDVLGKALQTMNVNLNSTMHEVIDIAETIAELSRTVAEDSQRLSMGATEQASAVKEIGASSTTILHQIQQNSENLNWANQLGVSVRKAADRGDASMRTMIHSMDEIDQASSNISQIIRVIDEISFHTNILALNAAVEAARAGRFGKGFAVVADEVRDLAGRSAQAARESTNLIDDSNKKVRQGIEIVQETAKSLEEIVQGVSKMSDLMAEVSVASKEQAAGVKQINLGLNQIEHTTSNNSVIVEESAAAAADLDESVHQLKQILTRFRLKQSSHALIKGV
- a CDS encoding chemotaxis protein CheA, with protein sequence MTFNEDQQLIIDFVTESQETIETVEPALIHMEGISDAHELQDIINLIFRPFHSLKGSAGFLGFHNIEKLTHRTETLLQEVRVNPDKWQYGFSEILVKSCDLVNNLLNHVESTGNDRAFEPEISQHLDALDIMIELSQKGEITQPVKHEEWKPTLSIQEVLSQGGSLLESLMSKYLPLFESENIVEEATLILYELKRYATLKMEPASEPHVASENLYVELDPLSLFDLPPQDSLPPAKSTASPDIKPDPKKADVQSPTEITKPATLSTGSVQNPERIQLFISDILEHLETIEGVFLVLDKLGEDVDKGEFLNSAKRSFHTIKGNAGFLGMAHVERLSHKAESVLEMLQDGTLSINSDVMNPVLETIDVLRDGSGAIASGQEIDTNKFEQCMNLLDKLIPANKKAKEIPSVQIPASPTAVSVTTPASSQNASKPVPQPQIPATPAIEKAKSATSTPAAKTDVPAGTPQLSDIRVSLDKLDHLIDLVGELVISDSMMAQRLDKDYIDTQELKSVSGQMHRNMRELQEIAMSLRMIPVASVFRKMIRVVHDASKKLNKQVELVLKGEETEVDKSLIEQVSDPLLHLIRNAIDHGIEDKEGRKTAKKPDKGIIVLEARYVGNELWITIQDDGKGLNREKILAKAREQNLIGPDANLPDHELWKMILEPGFSTNTEVTAFSGRGVGMDVVKKNIEKLRGSIHIATQQGKGTLFTLKVPLTLSIIDGLLVNVGEVSYVLPTISIKESLQPKAANIFLTPDGSEMLRIRNRLLPVIRLHRLYQIETGIQDLTGGMLLVIESSERAFCLFVDAIVGQQQIVVKTLPPSMTEIPYLAGCTILGDGQVGLILDMSSMGSHSSN
- a CDS encoding c-type cytochrome; protein product: MKKIIITGLTLLSVISVGTSVMAAGNPNAGKTLYAVCVGCHGDKAAGNTALNAPALAGQEEWYVVRQLNNFKAGIRGAHAQDTYGAQMRPMAMTLANDQAVNDVAAYISSLVPADSPATVKGDIAGGKAKFALCAGCHGPNGEGNQAVNAPRLTGQHDWYVVRQLQNFRAGIRGAHPQDSTGAQMRPMSQALASEQELINVASYVNTLK
- a CDS encoding biphenyl 2,3-dioxygenase, which gives rise to MKALNIYFKISLAMFFLIILGQNLWAKGDLTETDINKITVEISNEKGDYVFNCIDCENPKLLKFETGKAYKLVLLNKSKQKHYFTSYSLARLVFTRKVHVFKGLEVMDGWAAEVKGNVTEIEIAPMTKTDWYFVPVKTGKGNDVHCHITESDGKNVGKSHADLGMTMSYEVY